In the Harmonia axyridis chromosome 3, icHarAxyr1.1, whole genome shotgun sequence genome, one interval contains:
- the LOC123675475 gene encoding jerky protein homolog-like has translation MASKRKRVVLSLADKLKIIEQLDKGVTGKKLSEIYGVGQATISDIKNSKSTLLNFVSVLENGDGSSSRKTMKTATNKNLEDAVFKWFLQQRSMGNPISGPILCEKAKILAEKLGYSSFKASNGWLRNFKFRHGVRELDLAGEKLSADSAAAENFIEKFKTASESYDPEFVYNADETGLVWKALPKTTLASKRESSAPGHKVSKERVTVLNCANSTGNHKLPLFLIGKSRNPRAFKNVKILPLFYKSQPKAWMTAALFTEWYDEVFIPEVKKHQKSVGKEGSKVLLIVDNAPTHPTAELLERENGQFKTTFLPPNVTSLLQPMDQSVIETMKRHYRRQLLRKLLIEGAEDEELVLANHSKINLKDCCYIVAEAWSLVTPVTLRRAWNKLKGLPSEKNKKKESEEYEKQEYGEDDDDEDALSLEEIRKMIVKIPGCTEVSAEDVGEWMACDTSDPGFQILNDDEIVVSVREDVEVEVEEELSADVEVDAGPSASEAFAGLETALKWMERQPECDHLQLLTVKRMRDLAARKRLKTAKQLTLTEMFKKQ, from the coding sequence ATGGCTTCGAAAAGAAAACGTGTTGTGCTATCGTTAGCGGACAAACTGAAAATTATAGAGCAACTCGATAAAGGTGTAACGGGTAAGAAGTTGTCTGAGATTTATGGTGTTGGACAAGCAACAATTTCTGACATTAAAAACAGTAAGTCAACACTTTTAAACTTTGTTTCGGTGCTTGAAAATGGAGATGGAAGTTCCTCCAGGAAAACAATGAAGACAGCAACCAACAAAAATTTGGAAGATGCTGTGTTTAAATGGTTTTTGCAGCAACGTTCTATGGGAAATCCGATTTCAGGTCCAATCCTTTGTGAAAAAGCCAAAATCTTAGCGGAAAAGCTTGGTTATTCATCTTTTAAGGCTAGTAACGGCTGGCTAAGGAATTTTAAATTCAGGCATGGTGTACGCGAGTTAGATTTGGCTGGTGAGAAGCTTTCAGCAGACTCTGCAGcagctgaaaattttattgaaaaatttaaaactgcATCAGAATCCTATGATCCAGAGTTTGTTTATAATGCCGATGAAACTGGCCTTGTTTGGAAAGCATTACCAAAAACCACTTTGGCTTCTAAAAGGGAATCTAGTGCCCCTGGACATAAGGTCAGTAAAGAACGTGTTACAGTGCTTAACTGTGCCAACTCCACTGGAAATCATAAACTGCCACTTTTTTTGATAGGAAAATCAAGAAATCCAAGAGCATTTAAAAACGTAAAAATACTTCCACTCTTCTACAAAAGTCAACCCAAGGCCTGGATGACTGCAGCTTTGTTTACCGAATGGTATGATGAAGTGTTTATTCCTGAAGTGAAAAAGCACCAAAAATCGGTGGGAAAAGAAGGCAGTAAGGTGCTTTTAATTGTTGATAACGCACCCACTCATCCTACAGCAGAACTGTTGGAAAGAGAGAATGGGCAGTTTAAAACGACGTTTTTGCCTCCCAATGTTACAAGTTTGCTGCAACCCATGGACCAGTCTGTTATTGAAACAATGAAGCGCCATTACAGAAGGCAACTGCTGAGAAAACTGCTGATCGAAGGTGctgaagatgaagaattggTTTTGGCAAATCATAGCAAAATAAATTTAAAGGACTGCTGTTACATTGTAGCGGAAGCTTGGAGTTTGGTTACGCCAGTGACGCTAAGACGTGCGTGGAATAAACTGAAAGGCCTACCGTCtgagaagaacaaaaaaaaagaatctgaagaaTATGAGAAACAAGAATATGGAgaggatgatgatgatgaagatgCGTTGTCACTAGAggaaataagaaaaatgatTGTTAAAATTCCTGGCTGTACAGAAGTAAGTGCTGAAGATGTAGGAGAGTGGATGGCTTGTGACACGTCTGACCCTGGTTTTCAAATTCTCAATGACGATGAAATTGTTGTAAGTGTGAGAGAAGATGTTGAAGTGGAAGTGGAAGAAGAACTTTCTGCTGATGTTGAAGTAGACGCTGGACCATCAGCTAGTGAAGCATTTGCCGGTCTCGAGACTGCTTTGAAGTGGATGGAGCGTCAGCCCGAGTGTGACCACTTGCAACTGCTCACCGTCAAGCGAATGCGTGACCTGGCTGCCCGAAAACGGTTGAAGACCGCAAAACAGCTTACATTGACG